A section of the Penaeus chinensis breed Huanghai No. 1 chromosome 17, ASM1920278v2, whole genome shotgun sequence genome encodes:
- the LOC125033924 gene encoding involucrin-like, whose amino-acid sequence MTLAMRVSLVRTCLMVIVLQALASAEVNTTEPSQTNSTKTLQSTPTPLDTTTQGLTQTPASSPTQPPKKTEDVPPGQSKNSTHQSEEPTQQQQPTAQPSASTEPTAQRPKPSSAPSGHNASLDESTQPQSLRAPQGRALPRREDPAPRKRSLLPNRRGQGRPQHNSGLGSSPQPSNGPHGHTGGGQNAQGGKEPATPYSFSYSVLDPERGADFGHEEASDGSVVTGQYYVLLPDGRRQTVNYEADHTKGYMSEVEYNDEKPGGRPTGGSGGSSGSYQAPVNGGNRFRLPTGSSNQIQTRPSNINQYQPPVGSTNNKNQPPSSNNNIKFQKPSGVNSPTQLSAGGSNRYQAPKRGGNRNQPPKDIGNQYQPPQNTGSQPPKSTITKLKPSKDLGNKLQSSQNAGNQYQPPKVSGNQHRPPQGDSNQYQPPQDVGNKNQPPKDIGNQNQPPLDIGNQYQPPQEVGNQYQPPQEVGNQYQPPQEVGNQYQPPQQVGNQYQPPQEVGNQYRPPQEVGNQYRPPQEVGNQYQLPQEVGNQYQPPQEVGNQYQPPQEVGNQYRPPQEVGNQYQPPQEVGNQYRPPQEVGNQYQPPQEVGNQYQPPQEVGNQYQPPQEVGNQYQPPQEVGNQYQPPQEVGNQYQPPQEVGNQYQPPQEVGNQYQPPQEVGNQYQPPQEVGNQYQPPQEVGNQYQPPQDIGNQYQPPQEVSNQYQPPQEVGNQYQPPQEVGNQYQPPQEVGNQYQPPQEVGNQYQPPQEVGNQYQPPQEVGNQYQPPQEVGNQYQPPQEVGNQYQPPQEVGNQYQPPQEVGNQYQPPQEVGNQYQPPQEVGNQYQPPQEVGNQYQPPQKVGNQYQPPQEVGNQYQPPQEIGNQYQPPQEVGNQYQPPQEVGNQYQPPQDIDNQYRPPQEVGNQYQPPEEVGNQYQPPQEVGNQYQPPQEIGNQYQPPQEVGNQYQPPQEVGNQYRPPQEVGNQYQPPQEVGNHFQPPQEVGNQYQPPQDIGNQYQPPQDAGKPYHLPPVVNTHYSAPRNIEAQYQGQRSDANRYQNSRARKQDSSSDCK is encoded by the exons ATGACACTTGCAATG CGTGTGTCATTAGTGAGGACCTGCCTGATGGTGATCGTCCTTCAAGCGTTGGCGTCCGCTGAGGTGAACACCACCGAACCTTCCCAGACGAATTCCACGAAGACCTTGCAGTCAACCCCGACGCCTTTAGATACAACGACACAGGGACTGACACAGACGCCGGCAAGCAGTCCTACCCAGCCACCGAAGAAGACCGAAGACGTTCCTCCCGGGCAGTCGAAGAACAGCACTCATCAGTCAGAGGAACCAACTCAGCAGCAACAGCCCACGGCACAGCCCTCTGCATCGACGGAACCCACCGCTCAGAGGCCAAAGCCTTCGTCAGCGCCCTCGGGTCACAACGCCTCGCTAGATGAATCGACTCAACCTCAGTCACTGCGTGCACCACAAGGTCGTGCTCTGCCCCGGCGAGAGGACCCAGCTCCTCGAAAGCGTTCGTTACTTCCCAACAGACGGGGTCAAGGCCGACCTCAGCATAACTCAGGCTTAGGGTCTTCTCCCCAGCCTTCTAATGGACCTCATGGACACACAGGGGGCGGCCAGAATGCGCAAGGTGGAAAG GAACCCGCGACTCCGTACTCCTTCTCGTACTCCGTGCTGGACCCCGAGCGCGGAGCCGACTTCGGCCACGAGGAGGCGAGCGACGGGAGCGTGGTCACCGGCCAGTACTACGTCCTGCTGCCCGACGGGCGCCGGCAG ACCGTTAACTACGAAGCGGACCACACTAAGGGATACATGTCTGAAGTCGAGTACAACGATGAGAAGCCTGGAGGTAGGCCTACAGGGGGCTCGGGCGGTTCAAGCGGTTCGTACCAAGCACCAGTTAACGGGGGAAATCGGTTCAGGTTGCCGACTGGAAGCAGCAACCAAATCCAAACGAGACCGAGTAATATCAACCAGTACCAGCCACCGGTGGGAAGTACCAACAACAAGAACCAACCTCCttcaagtaataataacatcaagttCCAGAAACCTTCGGGAGTCAACAGCCCAACCCAACTTTCAGCGGGTGGTAGCAATCGGTATCAGGCACCCAAAAGAGGAGGCAACCGAAACCAACCTCCTAAAGACATTGGCAACCAGTACCAGCCTCCACAAAATACCGGAAGTCAGCCTCCCAAGTCTACCATTACCAAGCTTAAACCTTCAAAAGACTTGGGCAACAAATTGCAGTCTTCGCAAAATGCTGGAAACCAATACCAACCCCCCAAAGTCAGTGGGAATCAGCACCGGCCACCACAGGGAGATAGCAACCAATACCAACCGCCCCAAGACGTTGGCAACAAGAATCAACCACCAAAGGACATTGGCAACCAAAATCAACCACCACTGGATATTGGCAACCAATACCAACCACCACAAGAAGTTGGCAACCAATACCAACCACCACAGGAAGTTGGCAACCAATACCAACCACCACAAGAAGTTGGCAACCAATACCAACCACCACAACAGGTTGGCAACCAATATCAGCCACCACAGGAAGTTGGTAACCAGTACCGTCCACCACAGGAAGTTGGTAACCAGTACCGTCCACCACAGGAAGTTGGTAACCAGTACCAGCTACCACAAGAAGTTGGCAACCAATACCAACCACCACAAGAAGTTGGCAACCAGTATCAGCCTCCACAGGAAGTTGGTAACCAGTACCGTCCACCACAGGAAGTTGGCAACCAGTATCAGCCTCCACAGGAAGTTGGTAACCAGTACCGTCCACCACAGGAAGTTGGCAACCAGTATCAGCCTCCACAGGAAGTTGGCAACCAATACCAACCACCACAGGAAGTTGGCAACCAATACCAACCACCACAAGAAGTTGGCAACCAATACCAACCACCACAAGAAGTTGGCAACCAGTACCAGCCACCACAAGAAGTTGGCAACCAATACCAACCACCACAAGAAGTTGGAAACCAATACCAACCACCACAAGAAGTTGGAAACCAATACCAACCACCACAAGAAGTTGGAAACCAATACCAACCACCACAAGAAGTTGGAAACCAATACCAACCACCACAAGAAGTTGGCAACCAGTACCAGCCACCACAAGACATAGGTAACCAATACCAGCCACCACAGGAAGTTAGCAACCAATACCAACCACCACAGGAAGTTGGCAACCAATACCAACCACCACAGGAAGTTGGCAACCAATACCAACCACCACAGGAAGTTGGCAACCAATATCAGCCTCCACAGGAAGTTGGCAACCAATACCAACCACCACAGGAAGTTGGCAACCAATACCAACCACCACAGGAAGTTGGCAACCAATACCAACCACCACAGGAAGTTGGTAACCAATATCAGCCTCCACAGGAAGTTGGCAACCAGTACCAACCACCACAGGAAGTTGGCAACCAATACCAACCACCACAGGAAGTTGGTAACCAATATCAGCCTCCACAGGAAGTTGGCAACCAGTACCAACCACCACAGGAAGTTGGCAACCAATACCAACCACCACAGGAAGTTGGCAACCAATACCAACCACCACAGAAAGTTGGTAACCAATACCAGCCACCACAGGAAGTTGGTAACCAATACCAGCCTCCACAGGAAATTGGCAACCAATATCAACCACCACAGGAAGTTGGCAACCAATATCAACCACCACAGGAAGTTGGCAACCAATATCAACCACCACAGGATATTGATAACCAATACCGGCCACCACAGGAAGTTGGCAACCAATACCAACCACCAGAGGAAGTTGGTAACCAATACCAGCCACCACAGGAAGTTGGTAACCAATACCAGCCTCCACAGGAAATTGGCAACCAATATCAACCACCACAGGAAGTTGGCAACCAATACCAACCACCACAGGAAGTTGGTAACCAATACCGGCCACCACAGGAAGTTGGCAACCAGTATCAGCCTCCACAGGAAGTTGGCAACCACTTCCAACCACCACAGGAAGTTGGCAACCAATACCAACCACCACAGGACATAGGCAACCAATATCAACCACCACAAGACGCTGGGAAGCCGTACCATCTCCCTCCGGTAGTCAATACCCACTACTCAGCTCCTAGAAACATCGAAGCCCAATACCAAGGCCAAAGAAGCGACGCGAATCGATACCAGAATTCGAGAGCAAGGAAACAAGACAGTTCCTCGGATTGCAAATGA